In Nitrosophilus labii, the following proteins share a genomic window:
- the dnaN gene encoding DNA polymerase III subunit beta yields MKISVQKSILEQVLSQLQPFLEKKDTSQITSHVYIETDGTNITLKATDYEIGLKTKIEDVDIKEEGKATANGKKLLDIVRILKDEEIVLEQKEDTLFIKQGHSKFKLPIFDPLEYPIFPQIDNKPNISINSVEFVTSLKKVTPAIDTNNPKFELNGALIDIKEEFINIVATDTRRLALVKIQNSPKTTLALIIPKKAILEIQKLFLEDINIFYDETNLIIKSGNYLFFTKLINGKFPDYERIVPKDLRFQLNLPKDKMVEAIKQITTISNEIKLTFLKDRIIFKSLSEENIEAQTEIEVETPFEEKFVMAINSRYLLDFLANIEGNEFQMGLNEPELPFLLKNDNFLTIIMPIVI; encoded by the coding sequence ATGAAGATCTCTGTCCAAAAAAGTATACTAGAGCAGGTTTTGAGTCAACTACAACCTTTTTTAGAAAAAAAAGATACGAGTCAAATAACTTCGCACGTCTATATTGAAACAGATGGAACAAACATTACACTAAAAGCCACAGACTATGAAATAGGTCTCAAAACAAAAATTGAAGATGTAGATATTAAAGAAGAAGGAAAAGCAACGGCTAATGGAAAAAAACTCTTAGATATTGTAAGAATCCTAAAAGATGAAGAAATAGTTTTAGAACAAAAAGAAGACACACTCTTTATAAAACAGGGACATTCAAAATTCAAATTGCCTATATTTGATCCGCTAGAGTATCCAATCTTCCCACAAATAGACAATAAACCAAATATATCGATTAACAGCGTAGAATTTGTTACATCTCTAAAAAAAGTAACACCGGCAATTGATACTAATAACCCTAAATTTGAACTTAATGGAGCTTTGATAGATATAAAAGAGGAGTTCATAAATATAGTAGCTACAGATACTAGAAGACTAGCTCTTGTAAAAATTCAAAACTCACCTAAAACAACTTTAGCTTTAATAATTCCTAAAAAAGCTATATTAGAAATTCAAAAACTCTTTTTAGAAGATATAAATATATTTTATGACGAAACAAATCTTATAATAAAATCTGGAAACTACCTCTTTTTTACAAAACTTATAAACGGAAAATTTCCAGATTACGAAAGAATTGTCCCTAAAGATCTTAGATTTCAATTAAACTTACCAAAAGATAAAATGGTAGAAGCGATTAAACAGATAACTACCATATCCAACGAAATAAAACTTACATTTTTAAAAGATAGAATCATCTTTAAAAGTCTAAGTGAAGAAAACATTGAAGCACAAACAGAAATAGAGGTTGAAACTCCTTTTGAAGAAAAATTTGTAATGGCAATAAACAGTAGATATCTTTTGGATTTCTTAGCAAACATAGAAGGCAATGAGTTTCAAATGGGGCTAAATGAACCAGAACTTCCATTCTTACTTAAAAACGATAACTTCCTTACTATAATAATGCCTATCGTAATCTAA
- the gyrB gene encoding DNA topoisomerase (ATP-hydrolyzing) subunit B, translating to MEKNYGAEKIKVLKGLEAVRKRPGMYIGDTNINGLHHLIYEVVDNSIDEAMAGYCSKIDITLTKNGSAIISDNGRGIPVDIHPTEKIPAATVVLTVLHAGGKFEKEAYKVSGGLHGVGVSVVNALSKKLIMTIKRDGKIHRQEFEKGIPITDLIVIGETNRTGTTIEFWPDEDIFETVEFRYDILAKRFRELAYLNPNITITFKDEREDKKEVYHFEGGLKQFVEDLNRKTSITKPFFINEKIEDIEVDIALLYNDGYDEKVLSFVNNIRTPEGGTHESGFRAGLTRAISNYIAQNAGAKEKSVKITGDDVREGLVSVISVKVPEPQFEGQTKGKLGSSYVRPLVQKLTYEKLVKYFEENPIEAKTIMNKALAAARGREAAKKARELVRRKDAMSVGTLPGKLADCQSKDPAFSELYLVEGDSAGGSAKQGRDRVFQAILPLKGKILNVEKARLDKILKSDEIKNMITALGCGIGEEFDENKLRYHKIIIMTDADVDGSHIQTLLLTFFFRFLKPIVEKGYLYIAQPPLYRYKKGKKEVYLKDDTELNQFLIENGIDSLEVEGIGKYDLIDFFNLVAHYRMILKEIEKRYSLIEVVRYLIEHKDLLALENEKLFENIKEYLSTLDFNILSSDIDNEKIHLYVQTDEGLEEIIIDDELFTNPFYVEAVYIHEKIEERIPESLKDKDIIKVLEDVEKNAKKGAYIQRYKGLGEMNPEQLWETTMNPENRRLLRVTVENAETASDVFNLFMGDEVEPRKKYIEEHAKDVKHLDV from the coding sequence ATGGAAAAAAATTACGGTGCCGAGAAGATAAAAGTTTTAAAAGGTCTAGAAGCGGTCAGAAAAAGACCGGGAATGTATATCGGTGATACAAATATAAACGGATTACATCACCTCATCTATGAAGTTGTCGATAACTCCATAGATGAGGCAATGGCTGGATATTGTAGCAAAATAGACATAACTCTTACAAAAAACGGAAGTGCAATTATTAGCGATAATGGTAGAGGAATTCCAGTAGATATCCACCCTACTGAAAAAATACCAGCAGCAACTGTTGTTTTAACAGTTCTTCACGCCGGCGGGAAATTTGAAAAAGAGGCTTATAAAGTCAGTGGTGGTCTTCACGGTGTGGGAGTATCAGTAGTTAATGCCCTTTCAAAAAAACTCATAATGACAATAAAACGTGACGGTAAAATTCACAGACAAGAGTTTGAAAAAGGAATCCCTATAACTGATCTGATAGTTATTGGCGAAACTAATAGAACGGGAACAACTATAGAATTTTGGCCAGATGAAGATATTTTCGAAACTGTTGAGTTTAGATACGATATTTTAGCTAAAAGATTTAGAGAACTAGCATACCTAAATCCCAATATCACAATAACTTTCAAAGATGAGAGAGAAGATAAAAAAGAGGTTTACCATTTTGAAGGCGGATTAAAACAGTTTGTTGAGGATTTGAACAGAAAAACTTCTATAACTAAACCTTTTTTTATAAATGAAAAGATAGAAGATATCGAAGTAGATATCGCTCTTTTGTATAATGATGGATACGATGAAAAGGTTTTAAGTTTTGTAAACAACATCAGAACTCCAGAAGGAGGAACACACGAGAGCGGATTTAGAGCCGGACTTACAAGAGCGATTTCTAACTATATAGCCCAAAATGCAGGCGCTAAAGAGAAGAGTGTAAAAATAACGGGTGACGACGTAAGAGAAGGGCTTGTATCAGTTATAAGTGTCAAGGTTCCAGAACCTCAGTTTGAGGGTCAAACTAAAGGAAAACTTGGTTCAAGTTATGTTAGACCACTTGTTCAAAAGCTTACATATGAAAAACTTGTAAAATATTTTGAAGAGAACCCTATAGAAGCTAAAACTATTATGAATAAAGCTTTAGCGGCTGCTAGAGGAAGAGAAGCGGCTAAAAAAGCTAGAGAGCTGGTTCGACGCAAAGATGCGATGAGTGTTGGGACGCTTCCTGGAAAGCTGGCTGATTGTCAAAGTAAAGATCCTGCTTTTAGTGAACTTTACCTAGTAGAGGGAGATAGTGCTGGAGGAAGTGCAAAACAAGGACGTGATAGAGTTTTTCAAGCAATATTGCCTTTAAAAGGAAAAATATTAAATGTAGAAAAAGCAAGACTGGATAAGATTTTAAAGTCTGATGAGATTAAAAATATGATAACCGCTCTTGGTTGTGGAATAGGTGAAGAGTTTGACGAGAATAAACTAAGATATCATAAAATCATTATAATGACCGATGCTGACGTTGATGGAAGCCATATTCAAACACTTCTTTTAACCTTTTTCTTTAGATTTTTAAAACCTATTGTAGAAAAAGGTTATCTTTACATAGCTCAACCTCCACTTTACAGATATAAAAAAGGTAAAAAAGAGGTCTATCTAAAAGATGATACGGAACTAAACCAATTTCTGATCGAAAACGGTATAGATTCTTTAGAAGTAGAAGGTATTGGGAAGTATGACCTTATAGACTTTTTTAATCTAGTTGCACACTATAGAATGATCTTAAAAGAGATAGAAAAGAGATACTCTTTGATAGAAGTGGTAAGATATCTTATAGAGCATAAAGATCTTTTGGCTTTGGAAAATGAAAAACTCTTTGAAAATATAAAGGAGTATCTCTCAACTTTAGATTTCAATATCTTATCTTCAGATATTGATAATGAAAAAATTCATTTATATGTTCAAACCGATGAGGGTTTGGAAGAGATTATTATAGATGATGAACTTTTTACCAATCCCTTTTATGTAGAAGCTGTATATATCCATGAAAAGATTGAAGAGAGAATTCCGGAGTCTTTAAAAGATAAAGACATTATAAAAGTTTTGGAAGATGTGGAAAAAAATGCCAAAAAAGGTGCATATATTCAACGATATAAAGGTCTGGGAGAGATGAACCCAGAACAACTCTGGGAGACAACAATGAACCCGGAAAATAGAAGACTTCTTAGAGTTACAGTAGAAAATGCAGAGACTGCAAGTGATGTGTTTAACCTATTTATGGGAGATGAGGTAGAACCAAGGAAAAAATATATCGAAGAACATGCTAAAGATGTAAAACATTTGGATGTTTGA
- a CDS encoding bifunctional diguanylate cyclase/phosphodiesterase, protein MLYSQEIERDARFKLALRIGIPILVLVSVIIFVIFKDGRFNLFNLSLLLLTIFSSIYFIFFMIYEGLSQKITDPISKAFNRETILKYLQKDLSTKDPYSIILISIDNLTDINERYGIEKGDKVLEKFAEIIDNYFKKRYGKVPIGHYKGGEFLIGVQNVQESIKFFLDEFIKRYDRTKIDDIDIKIFATLTDKNYSKDIKKVVEYLYQLYTDYQYIPKSKRVLIAQKKNIEANKFEKFIIDTVENKSLSIRFQPSFNLKTLRFDLIEIIVKLIDKDGSIIHPSQFIPVINRLGFEKRFDQILIEKVLKTIEEDKLPKNIYYSFNLSPFSIRDKKFTEDIKKIFSKFDVPKNSIVIELFENRLYKDIDYYKHVLDIYKKMGFKISFDNFGSLNASFEYIKEIEVDFIHFDKYYTKMIKDKIYHNLLKSWVNFFEEIGTKTVIKFIDDKNMIELFKNIGVDYIQGYAVANPLSSEELKRFLEDKYEIR, encoded by the coding sequence ATGCTCTATTCTCAAGAGATTGAAAGGGATGCGAGATTTAAGCTTGCACTTAGGATAGGTATCCCTATCCTCGTTTTGGTTTCAGTTATAATATTTGTAATATTTAAAGACGGAAGATTTAATCTTTTTAACCTCTCTTTACTATTATTGACAATTTTTTCTTCGATATATTTTATTTTTTTTATGATTTATGAGGGACTTTCTCAAAAAATCACAGATCCAATTTCCAAAGCTTTTAATAGAGAGACTATACTAAAATATTTACAAAAAGATCTATCCACAAAAGATCCGTATAGCATAATCTTGATATCTATAGATAATTTAACCGATATAAACGAAAGATATGGTATAGAAAAGGGTGATAAGGTTTTAGAAAAATTTGCCGAAATAATTGACAACTATTTTAAAAAGAGATATGGCAAAGTTCCTATAGGACACTATAAAGGCGGAGAATTTCTAATAGGAGTACAAAATGTCCAAGAAAGTATAAAATTTTTTTTAGACGAATTTATAAAAAGATACGATAGAACAAAAATAGATGATATAGATATAAAGATTTTTGCAACCTTGACGGATAAAAACTATAGTAAAGATATAAAAAAAGTAGTAGAGTATCTATATCAGTTATATACGGATTATCAGTATATACCAAAATCAAAAAGAGTTTTAATAGCACAAAAGAAAAATATAGAAGCCAATAAATTTGAAAAATTTATAATAGATACAGTTGAAAATAAAAGTCTCTCTATAAGATTTCAACCATCTTTTAATCTGAAAACTTTGAGATTTGATCTTATTGAGATAATTGTAAAACTTATCGACAAAGATGGTTCTATCATACATCCTAGCCAATTTATCCCCGTTATTAATAGACTTGGATTTGAAAAGAGATTTGATCAGATTTTAATAGAGAAAGTATTAAAGACTATAGAAGAAGATAAATTGCCTAAAAATATATATTATAGTTTTAATTTATCCCCTTTTTCTATTAGAGATAAAAAATTTACTGAAGATATAAAAAAGATTTTCAGTAAATTTGATGTTCCAAAAAACTCTATAGTAATAGAACTTTTTGAAAATAGACTCTATAAAGATATAGATTATTACAAGCATGTTTTAGATATATATAAAAAGATGGGATTTAAAATATCTTTTGATAATTTTGGTTCACTAAATGCTTCATTTGAATATATAAAAGAGATAGAAGTTGATTTTATACACTTTGACAAATATTATACGAAAATGATAAAAGATAAGATATATCATAATCTTTTAAAAAGTTGGGTGAATTTTTTTGAAGAGATAGGTACTAAAACGGTTATTAAATTTATAGATGATAAGAATATGATAGAACTTTTTAAAAATATAGGTGTTGATTATATTCAAGGATATGCTGTTGCAAATCCTCTTTCATCAGAAGAACTAAAAAGATTTTTGGAGGATAAGTATGAAATACGGTGA
- the queF gene encoding preQ(1) synthase translates to MKYGEKEIKEFEPKKDLEIWPNKHKKNYKISITLPEFTCLCPRSGYPDFATIYLEYIPDEWVVELKAIKLYINSFRDRYISHEDSANEIFDTLFDKIKPKWMKITADFNPRGNVHTVIEIDSDKIEKIK, encoded by the coding sequence ATGAAATACGGTGAAAAAGAGATTAAAGAGTTTGAACCTAAAAAAGATCTTGAAATTTGGCCTAATAAACATAAAAAAAATTACAAAATAAGCATAACATTACCCGAATTTACTTGTCTTTGTCCAAGAAGCGGCTATCCAGACTTTGCAACTATTTATCTAGAGTATATTCCTGATGAGTGGGTAGTGGAGTTAAAAGCAATAAAACTATATATCAACTCTTTTAGAGATAGATACATCTCTCATGAAGATAGCGCAAATGAGATTTTTGATACTCTTTTTGATAAGATAAAACCAAAATGGATGAAAATTACAGCTGATTTTAATCCAAGAGGAAACGTTCATACCGTTATAGAGATAGATAGTGATAAAATAGAAAAAATAAAATAG
- a CDS encoding TonB-dependent receptor plug domain-containing protein, protein MIKNIVVFIFLITFIFADSDLNIEEDFLKTLNEISEIATKEKLNIDKTPSTVTVIRRDVILKSGAKNLFEILDLVPGIETSMSSSGKKQIIVRGNKSKYRDKIKLLINGIDVTNNLYSNQFYYYNFPAFLIKRIEIAKTPDSILYGSNAFMGVINVITLDEDEKSSFFIDTSDKKRYQLSLFEKIDFDDNPLLLDMHYYYSKPKILSDKTVKVDLYTHDFSIFRDEQVADTLEKNFGIGLLCKKENLTLDYRLQYYEKGSFFGISNIPSLKDDKKVKFTHQYLVFKHKNIKNDNLKIYIEGGIKNYIWKGEYRTMPYDLNPSYDPEKDLIVGGKIDELEYFLKSDLKYLNQNHNVTLGFLLKYAKPRDSYYIQYVEYFGDIKNQYNLGPYGEHLRGDLNVLKEGIDRKIFALYLEDLYEINKKFSLISGIRFDKFSDFGSNYSYKLGSVYNLDKKNSFKMMYNHSFRAPSWVELYSNAYFEFRGNDSLKQEKIDVIEFDFIHRFSERDILKLNIYYQKNIDSIQRVYDETRGKQYYDNIGNIEGKGVEFSYKKVINENSNFYGSFSYNHINTPLNLGLNGTREYLVKGYLDYEITDNLNSFTLIKYGSEIETPDIIKNIESYTTVDQIFTYKKKNITLQLGVKNVFNQKKYYWIEPTDIVANRYMFVPLNARIPDVGRELFVSFSKSW, encoded by the coding sequence ATGATTAAAAATATAGTTGTTTTTATATTTTTAATTACGTTTATTTTTGCAGACAGTGATTTAAATATTGAAGAAGATTTTTTAAAAACTTTAAATGAAATTAGTGAGATAGCTACAAAAGAGAAACTAAATATAGACAAAACTCCTTCTACTGTTACGGTTATAAGAAGAGATGTTATTTTAAAAAGCGGGGCTAAAAATCTGTTTGAAATATTGGATTTGGTTCCCGGCATAGAAACTTCAATGAGTTCAAGCGGAAAAAAACAGATTATTGTTAGAGGAAATAAAAGCAAATATAGAGATAAAATAAAACTTCTAATTAACGGTATTGACGTGACAAATAATCTTTATAGCAATCAGTTTTATTATTACAATTTTCCCGCTTTTTTAATTAAAAGAATAGAAATAGCAAAAACTCCAGATTCTATACTTTACGGAAGTAACGCATTTATGGGTGTAATAAACGTAATTACGCTTGATGAAGATGAAAAATCAAGTTTTTTTATAGATACTTCCGATAAAAAGAGATATCAACTCTCTCTGTTTGAAAAAATTGATTTTGATGATAATCCGCTTTTGTTGGATATGCACTATTACTATTCAAAACCTAAAATTTTATCTGATAAGACTGTAAAAGTGGATCTTTATACGCATGATTTTTCAATTTTTAGAGATGAACAAGTTGCCGATACTTTAGAAAAAAATTTCGGAATTGGTTTATTATGTAAGAAAGAAAATTTAACATTGGATTATAGATTGCAATATTATGAAAAAGGCAGTTTTTTTGGAATTTCAAATATTCCTTCGTTAAAAGATGATAAAAAAGTCAAATTTACTCATCAATATCTGGTTTTTAAACATAAAAACATAAAAAACGATAATTTAAAAATTTATATTGAGGGAGGTATAAAAAATTATATATGGAAAGGCGAATATAGAACTATGCCTTATGATTTGAACCCTTCTTATGATCCTGAAAAAGATTTGATAGTTGGTGGAAAAATCGACGAGCTTGAATATTTTTTAAAATCTGATTTGAAATATTTAAATCAAAATCACAATGTAACTCTTGGATTTTTATTAAAGTATGCTAAACCTAGAGATTCATACTATATACAGTATGTAGAATATTTCGGCGATATAAAAAATCAATATAATTTAGGACCGTATGGAGAACATTTAAGAGGTGATTTAAATGTTTTAAAAGAGGGAATCGATAGAAAAATATTTGCTTTATATTTAGAAGATTTATATGAAATCAACAAAAAATTTTCTTTAATTAGCGGTATTAGATTTGATAAATTTAGTGATTTTGGTTCAAATTATTCATATAAACTTGGTTCGGTTTATAATTTAGACAAAAAAAACAGTTTTAAAATGATGTATAACCACTCTTTTAGAGCGCCTTCATGGGTAGAGTTGTATTCAAATGCATATTTTGAATTTAGAGGAAACGACTCTTTAAAACAAGAAAAAATTGATGTGATAGAGTTTGATTTTATTCACAGATTTTCAGAACGTGATATTTTAAAACTTAACATATACTATCAAAAAAACATAGACTCAATTCAAAGAGTTTATGATGAAACAAGAGGAAAACAGTATTATGACAATATAGGAAATATAGAAGGAAAAGGTGTTGAGTTTAGTTATAAGAAAGTTATTAATGAAAACTCAAATTTTTACGGAAGTTTTAGTTATAACCATATAAATACTCCATTAAATCTAGGTTTAAATGGAACAAGAGAATATTTAGTAAAAGGTTATTTAGATTATGAAATAACGGATAATTTAAACTCATTTACGCTGATAAAATATGGTAGTGAGATTGAAACACCAGATATTATAAAAAATATAGAATCATATACAACGGTAGATCAAATTTTTACATATAAAAAGAAAAATATTACTCTTCAATTGGGCGTAAAAAATGTATTTAATCAGAAAAAATATTACTGGATTGAACCAACTGACATTGTTGCAAACAGATATATGTTTGTTCCTTTAAATGCTCGTATTCCAGATGTAGGAAGAGAGCTTTTTGTCTCATTTTCAAAGAGTTGGTAA